In one Gopherus evgoodei ecotype Sinaloan lineage chromosome 1, rGopEvg1_v1.p, whole genome shotgun sequence genomic region, the following are encoded:
- the EBPL gene encoding emopamil-binding protein-like: protein MAGRGAAAPPLLSAAAAGSLAVCAAQLGLAWALGRRLGGRCAAADRWVLGWLCYDVLVHCTLEGPFVYLSLIGTVAESDNIFASLWKEYGRADARWLYSDPTIVSLEILTVVLDGLLALILIYAIIKDKYYRHFIQITLCVCELYGGWMTFCPDWLIGSPNLNTSNWLYLWVYLVFFNGIWIVLPGLLLWQSWLGLKQMHHEKSNTRKKIR from the exons ATGGCCGGGCGCggggccgcagctcccccgctgcTGAGCGCGGCGGCGGCGGGCTCGTTGGCGGTGTGCGCGGCGCAGCTGGGCCTGGCCTGGGCGCTGGGCCGGAGGCTGGGCGGGCGCTGTGCCGCGGCGGATCGCTGGGTGCTGGGCTGGCTCTGCTACGACGTGCTGGTGCATTGCACGCTG GAGGGCCCTTTTGTGTACCTGTCTTTAATAGGAACAGTGGCAGAGTCAGACAACATATTTGCCTCTCTGT GGAAAGAATATGGAAGAGCAGATGCAAGGTGGCTTTATTCTGATCCAACCATTGTGTCTCTGGAAATACTAACTGTTGTTTTGGATGGCCTTCTAGcactgattctcatttatgctaTTATCAAAGATAAGTACTACAG GCATTTCATACAGATTACATTGTGTGTTTGTGAATTATATGGTGGGTGGATGACATTCTGCCCAGACTGGCTCATTGGAAGTCCTAACCTAAACACCAGTAACTGGCTTTATCTGTGGGTCTACCTGGTATTTTTTAATGGCATATGGATAGTGTTACCTGGACTTTTATTGTGGCAGTCCTGGTTAGGACTTAAGCAAATGCATCATGAAAAATCAAATACCAGAAAGAAGATTAGATAA
- the ARL11 gene encoding ADP-ribosylation factor-like protein 11: MGTLSSKAWYKRDARVVMLGLDFAGKSTILSKLKSNELVETFPTVGFNVESLKTPCHLPLTLWDVGGQDKLRASWKDYLEDTDALIFVLDSADKTRLPEAMAELEKVLNNINVTGVPVLLLANKQELPRSLSLSELQERLNLEWFSGRSWELRGCSAHTGEGLREALMALAGLLKSRDKNSPECVCAPLQ; the protein is encoded by the coding sequence ATGGGGACCTTGAGCTCCAAGGCTTGGTACAAAAGAGACGCCCGGGTGGTgatgctgggactggattttGCAGGCAAATCCACCATCTTGTCTAAATTGAAGAGCAACGAGCTTGTGGAGACTTTCCCGACAGTGGGCTTCAATGTGGAGTCTCTGAAAACCCCATGTCATCTACCCTTGACTCTCTGGGATGTGGGTGGTCAAGACAAGCTCCGCGCTAGCTGGAAGGACTATCTGGAAGACACGGACGCTCTCATCTTTGTGCTGGACAGTGCCGACAAAACCCGGCTGCCAGAGGCAATGGCTGAATTGGAGAAAGTTCTGAACAACATAAACGTGACTGGGGTTCCAGTCTTGCTTCTGGCCAACAAGCAGGAGCTGCCaaggtccctctctctctcagagcTGCAGGAGAGGCTGAATCTGGAATGGTTCAGTGGCCGAAGCTGGGAGCTGAGAGGGTGCAGTGCTCACACTGGTGAGGGCTTGAGGGAAGCCTTAATGGCCCTGGCAGGACTTCTTAAGAGCCGCGATAAGAATTCCCCTGAAtgtgtctgtgcaccactgcagTGA